From the Papaver somniferum cultivar HN1 chromosome 2, ASM357369v1, whole genome shotgun sequence genome, the window aaaccccaatactgggacaaaggaggaagctatttttcatgcatgtggtaattctacttatttcttgtatgactttttgcacttgatttaattgttttatgattttcactaattagttgtgatttcgtttgataacgtatgcttagtcttaatacttttgatgcgttatgattgtgatttacaattaatcttttaaAAATCCACCTTGGCAAAAGAAGAAGAGTCTATAAAAAGTTAACtttggagctataaatgtctagaataattagttgaaccacatgaacatgagaattggtggaatccgaaATCCTAGTATCTCTCGTTATCGTGACaatcttgtgaatatattttctttattttagtattttcttttattaagtctagaatagAGTCTCTACAGAACGAACAtcatttaccacttaaaaaattaCATCACATGGCCTCCTTCCTCTGGAGTTGCGTTATTATCTTCCTCGATATGAGTTTTTGCTTCATTAGTTTCCTCCTCATCCTCATGCGTTCCACTCAGTTCTTTGCTAGATTCTATCGTAAATACCATCAGCTGTTCGGACCTTCTTTCTTCGCTGGCTTTCTTCCTTTGTTCCATCTTCTTTCTTAACTTATCCTCGTAGTTATGCATGTCTTTTGTTATACAGTCTTTTGCATCTCTCAGATATCCTCTTATCTCGCCGATTTCACTTGGCATTGGGAACCGTATCGCCTGGTGATATGTTGAGGCGACTCCTTTTATTCCATGTATCCAAGGCCGCCCTATGAGAGCATTGTAGGGAAAATCGACATCTACGACACAGATTGTGACCTTCGTCTCTAGCTCTCCAGCGAAAATATTCACGGTCAGTTCCCCTTTCGGCTTGGACGCTACCCCATTGAACCCATATATGTTATATGTAGAAGGTACAAGATCCGAGTCCTAGTATCCCATGGTCCTGAAGGTATGGAAAAAGAGGATATCGACTGAACTCCCAGTATCAACTAAGATTCTGTCTATTGCCCAAATTCTTCTTTCCTCAGCTTGATCTTCCTCCCATCTGGAATATTTTCCGAATCCCAAGGTCACGACCAAAGGATTTGTGTGCGAAATTTCCCCATCAGGTGCATCCTTCTCCGAGAAGCTTATCTCCCTCTTATGCCATTCCTCTAATGTCTCTTTCATCATGACGCTGAATATTTCATTTCCCTCGAAATCCATTTTGTGAATTCTTTTAAGCACATTGTCATGAAAGTCTTGGAGACTTTTTGCCGCATGAATTATCGAATTACACTTTAATTGATGTTTTCCTCGGTCTATCTCGATACGGTATATTGGTTGATTCTCATGAGGTGGCGGTGATGGCACATAGCTCTCTAGGAAATGTGTGAGTTTCCCTTGGTCTATCAAGCGAAGTATAATTCTCCGAACGTTCCTGCAATCACTTGTTTGGTGCCCATGGAAGCGATGATACTTACAGAATTCATGACTTCGAAATCCTGGTGGAGGCTCTCTTCCGAAATTTGGTGGGGGCGGGATTTCCTCCGTCATCACCATTGCCTCCCGCACTTTTTCCACGGTTGTGTTAAGTCGTGGGAGTTTCACATCTACGAAGATTGGTCCATTGGGTCTCCTTTCCCCGTATTTGGGTCCTTGATTATACCTAGGTTGGTATCCCGTATTGTAGCTTCGTGGctcatgatttattttttttgactcctcatacctttgttgatcaatCCACTCATGATCTCCACTCGAGACGGCCACAAGATTTGCTGGGATTGGAACTGTTGGCTCTCCCTTTCCTCGTCTGGGTTCATCCTCTACTGCGTTCACCGTCCTTGGTAATAGACTAGAATTCCCTTATTTCGCTGGGGCCAATGTCATTTCAATGACCTGCTTCTGCTTTTCCTCCAACGCTATGTATTCCTCCTGGTACTCCCTCAGCTCATTCATCGTTATCGAGTTCCGAATAATGAATATTTGTGTGTACAGCAGGTCTGTTGGGATCAAAGAATTCACGAAGGATAAGATGAAGTTTCGTTCATCAACTCTCTCTGCTAACTCGCTACACACTGTTCTCCATCTCGTGACCAACCCTCGCAAGCTTTCCGTTGGCCTTCTCCTCAGGTTGAACAGAGTCTCTATCCCTGGCCTCAACAAGTTGTTGCTTATATACGTCGCCAAGAATATCTTCTGCAAATCTTTGAATGATGATACTGACTTTTCCGAGAATCCATCAAACCAGGCTAATGCCTCCCCTGCTAAGCTCGCAGGGAAATATCGACAAAGTACTGCGTCATTTCGTCCCCATTGCATCAGCGAAAGGGTATATTGCTTCAAGTGTTGCACTGCACTTTCTGATCCATTGAATATGCTTGTAAGTGTTGGTAACACGCATTTCTCCGGGATGTCCGCATGCATGATCTCATAGGTGAATGGAGACTTATCTGCTTCCTCTATTACTTCTGCTAACTGCACTCTTCCACCTCTTCGTGAGTTATTTATTAAAGCCCTCATGCCTCTCAGCTCGTTTAGAACATTACTGGTTCAAGTTTCCTCCATCCTCCTCATGGTGACGGCCTCTCATCACGCTAAGCCTCGCTTCGCCTGGTCGTCGTCTTTGCTCCTCATCTCGGATAAGATTCGCCTGACGTTGCAGTTCGTCCTCCTGCCTCTGTTCCTCATGTATCCTCCTCTGATCTTCCCATTGTGAGATCTCCAGTGCTCTTCTCAAGTATCTTTCTTCGTCGACATCCATTtgtcgtcttcttcttcatcctcctTCATCTTCCTCGTAGTCATATCTCCTTCGCCGTAGTTCATCTTCCTCCGAAGATACAGTGTTTCCTTCCGAATCTATGGCATTCATCTCCACGTTTTCGTTAAGTTGCCGGTTTTGTTGCCTCAACCTAGCATTATGCCTTACCAACTGCACCTGCTGTTCCGCCAAGTCCCGGTCCCGTTCTCGTTCACGGTGAAGCGTCTCCCTTAACTGGTCCAACGTCATGTTTTCTTCTCCGATACTCTCTTCCATATCCTCGCGAGTCATCTCCTCCTCGACAACGGTGTCTGTATCGGATGTGTGTACTGAACCTTCCCTGAGGCCATCTTCTTCCGTCTGTCGCTGGTTCTCTTCTCCTATGTCTCCCACAGCTGATGTTCCGGCCCGTTTCATCCCTCCCCTCTTATCTGCCAATCGTTTGCTTTTCCTTATTGCTATCACATGCACTGCTTGATTTGATGTTCTAGCCATCAACCTATCCTTATTTCAATATCAACTGAACTTTTTCCAACCCTAATTATCTAGATCTCCTATTTTCACAACCTAGACTTTATTctaactcttagatgaggatTGACCCCCAATCTAAGATacctgtttctggacgccaaaatgtgattactggaaatccagAAACACACCCAAATTGAAAGTAAgtaagatctaagacatgataaacaCAAGAACTTAAGtttatttattaatctcaagcgaaatacaagttacactcgtgAGTTACTAGGAAACCCTAATACCTTCTCCAAgcctatgaattacaaggaaaccctaattatcTCTATCCTATTCTAGACCTTTCCCTCTCCACCAGATCTCTCCCTTTACATTGCccaaaggtctctatttatagcctcCAACAACCCTAATGGTATACAACCCACATTatctcgccgaggttactttatACTTCGCCTGGAccatattccataaagttttcccccacctttcgctgacttcacgtggtcttgtcgggaTACCTGTTCTATTTCTTGCTTGATAATTTATCTACTTCGCGTCTTTCCTTCTTCGCCAAGTAAACTCTTCGTGGCTCTGCCTTAATACCCTAATGGTCCTCCTTCTTTAGTTCGGGGCGGGGAGCTTTCTCGCGCTTCGAATTGTACTTCGACTTCTGATACTGACTGATTTGACATGTCACTGACGAGGATCTTTGACTAAGATTCCCTAACTCTTCTTGGTGTGACACGTGGCGATCCTATTTCGTGTATCTACAGTGAGGCAACTGGTGTGATGTTTTAATCGAtccaatcacaaataatattgaAAGTAATAAATTGAAGTTAATGAAAATTTTAGATTGATCTTAGTTACATTAGATCTAGGTTCGATGTTTACGAGTACCACCGTGATTCTGATAAAACAGGCTTGTTGTTCTTAACAGCAACGAGTACTAGAAAATACTTACAACAATAAAACATGATACTTGTCACACTTCATTTCCTACTTCTGGTGATTCATCCGCCAAAATGTTtagtgaaaattgaaattaggtgTTTTAATAGAAGCTATAAAAAATTTCACAGTTCATTACTTTGCTCGactattcttttttttcttattttccaatTTGTATCAATAATAGTCTTGTTGATAAGAAAAAGGATTAGGAATGGCAATGTTGGTTTATGTGGAAAAATCGAGATGTTAGTGGAAATTGAGTTATTCTTAATACTTTCGGATCGTAGTGTATAAAGAAATCTACTCATCCATCATAATGCAAAGAACGCCAGATTTTTCAATATTAAACTTCTTATTTGTTTCTCAATTAAACTTTTGGGTACAAATTCCGGTCAACATTCAGCCTCATTCGGAGCTTATATATGCTCAAGTGATTTTAGCATGTGAATCCTATAAATTTTGAGAAAAGATAAGGATCGTCTAACCATTTTTCCACTAAAGACTGTTGTTGGAGCTCGAATTACATCATACTGCAATTCTACTaaattattaattctttttagatTAGTGGGACTATTTATTTATCCTCCATCAAGCAACCTTGTTCACTTCCTCTTAATGGTTTTGTTTCGAGTCACCAACTGAGTTACTGAGCCTAGGCCATTCGGATTTCCGTTCACTAATCCCAATTCAGGTATATTTGAGATTATAATCTTTCGTTGTCAAATTGTGCAATCTTGGGCTACAATGACCCCTTTCTCAGTCATCTTCACTGTTGGATTCTACGAGCTGGGggaatcattgaaatattcattAGTAACAAGGGGCGATGTAGCATCTGGCAGAAAAACTCCcttgatattttttattttcccaTTTCCCTTTCAAAATCAAGTAAAGAGAATTACCACACTAATGTGCTCAACTTGCAATCAGCTAGTCATCAACATCGTCAATATCTTATATATTCTTATCTTTTCAATCATTCAAGAGTAGTCCATCTGATAAGACTCTGATATGTATGATT encodes:
- the LOC113352265 gene encoding uncharacterized protein LOC113352265, whose protein sequence is MRALINNSRRGGRVQLAEVIEEADKSPFTYEIMHADIPEKCVLPTLTSIFNGSESAVQHLKQYTLSLMQWGRNDAVLCRYFPASLAGEALAWFDGFSEKSVSSFKDLQKIFLATYISNNLLRPGIETLFNLRRRPTESLRGLVTRWRTVCSELAERVDERNFILSFVNSLIPTDLLYTQIFIIRNSITMNELREYQEEYIALEEKQKQVIEMTLAPAK